A region of Vitis riparia cultivar Riparia Gloire de Montpellier isolate 1030 chromosome 1, EGFV_Vit.rip_1.0, whole genome shotgun sequence DNA encodes the following proteins:
- the LOC117921404 gene encoding LRR receptor-like serine/threonine-protein kinase RPK2, whose translation MRWDCGFCKTLAWLDLLFLFCVFLSVYGRVFSGEVVSEREILLEFKSSVSDPYGVLSSWSSENLDHCSWAGISCDSNSRVSSLKITGGGGKSGAFSCSKFSQFPFHGFGIRRDCFNGSGRLVGELSPVVSKLTELRIFSLPFHEFSGEIPNEIWGLEKLEVLDLEGNAFTGNLPGEFSGLRKLQVLNLGFNIIAGEIPFSLSNCVNLRILNLAGNEVNGRIPGFIGSFPKLQGLYLSHNGMIGTVPVEIGNNCWNLEHIDLSGNFLVGVIPQSLGNCRRLRTLLLFSNKFDDVIPRELGHLRKLEVLDLSRNSLSGPIPSELGDCVELSILVLTNLFDPLPTDRSLRGKLVSDTADDKNHFQGSIPMEITTLPKLRLLWAPRATLEGKFPSNWGTCSSLEMVSLAQNHFTGAITGVFASCKNLHFLDLSSNRLTGELDEKLPVPCMNVFDVSGNFMSGPIPYFNHHDCLHMASWKLSFMERYNPSLGYLSFFTDKTRFETSLPFSDASLAVIHNFGQNQFTGQIPLQHISLQRLRKQTEYAFLAGGNRLFGSFPGNFFGQCNRLNGLLVNVSDNRISGVLETGTMCRSLKFLDVSKNQISGSIPRGLGDLQSLIVLDLSGNKLQGQIPVELGQLKYLKYLSLAGNNLTGGIPSSFKHVRSLEVLELSSNSLSGEIPQGLVELRNLTVLLLNNNELSGPILSDLTQVKSLSAFNASFNDLSGRSQLDNNVMLGSPSHHSGHRHFLAEQSLDHSKSNGSSATPLQSSSEDDDDGLSSIEIASIISASAIFSVLVALLVLFFYTRKWIPKSRVQGSETREITVFTDIGVPLTFENIAWATGNFNASNCIGNGGFGATYKAEISPGALVAVKRLAVGRFTQGVQQFHAEVKTLGRIRHPNLVTLIGYHASKTEMFLIYNYLPGGNLENFIQERSATAVNWKILHKIALHIASALAYLHDQCSPRVLHRDVKPSNILLDNDFNAYLSDFGLSRLLGTSETHATTGVAGTFGYVAPEYAMTCRVSEKADVYSYGVVLLELISDKKALDPSFSSHANGFNIVSWACMLLRQGQAKDVFNERLWDSGPHDNLVDVLHLAVMCTVESFSIRPTMKRVVQRLKQLQPPSN comes from the coding sequence ATGAGATGGGATTGTGGCTTTTGTAAAACCCTAGCTTGGTTGGATCTGTTGTTTCTCTTCTGCGTTTTTCTTTCGGTTTATGGAAGGGTGTTTTCGGGGGAAGTAGTTTCCGAGAGGGAGATTCTTCTCGAATTCAAGAGCTCAGTGTCTGATCCGTATGGGGTTCTGTCCAGCTGGAGCTCAGAGAACTTGGATCACTGTTCTTGGGCCGGCATCTCCTGCGACTCCAATTCTAGGGTTTCTTCGTTGAAAATCACTGGCGGCGGAGGTAAGTCTGGAGCTTTTTCTTGTTCAAAGTTTTCGCAGTTTCCGTTTCATGGTTTTGGAATCAGAAGGGATTGTTTTAATGGGAGTGGGAGGTTGGTCGGAGAACTGTCTCCGGTGGTCTCGAAACTCACTGAACTTAGGATTTTTTCGCTTCCTTTTCATGAATTTAGTGGTGAAATTCCTAATGAAATATGGGGTTTAGAAAAGTTAGAGGTACTTGATCTTGAGGGCAATGCATTTACCGGAAATTTGCCTGGCGAATTCTCTGGTTTGAGGAAATTGCAGGTGTTAAACCTTGGATTTAATATAATTGCTGGGGAGATTCCGTTTTCACTGTCAAATTGTGTTAATTTGCGGATTTTGAATTTAGCTGGGAATGAAGTGAACGGAAGAATTCCAGGGTTTATTGGTAGTTTTCCCAAGTTACAGGGGCTTTATTTGTCTCACAATGGAATGATTGGAACAGTTCCGGTTGAGATTGGAAATAATTGTTGGAATCTTGAGCATATTGATTTGTCAGGTAATTTCCTAGTTGGTGTTATTCCACAGAGCTTGGGGAATTGTAGACGGTTACGAACACTTTTGTTGTTCTCAAATAAGTTTGATGATGTCATTCCTCGTGAGCTCGGTCATCTGCGGAAGCTTGAGGTTCTAGATTTGTCGAGAAACAGTCTTAGTGGTCCCATCCCTTCTGAGCTTGGAGATTGTGTTGAGCTGTCAATTCTTGTCCTTACGAATCTGTTTGATCCACTTCCAACTGATAGGAGTCTACGTGGAAAGCTGGTAAGTGATACCGCTGATGATAAAAATCATTTCCAAGGTTCCATTCCTATGGAAATTACAACCCTTCCAAAGCTAAGACTACTGTGGGCGCCTAGGGCAACACTTGAAGGCAAGTTTCCCAGCAATTGGGGCACTTGCAGCAGCTTGGAAATGGTAAGCTTGGCCCAAAACCATTTCACAGGGGCAATCACTGGAGTGTTTGCCAGCTGTAAGAACCTACATTTTCTGGATTTGAGTTCAAACAGGCTGACTGGCGAGCTTGATGAGAAACTTCCTGTTCCATGCATGAACGTCTTTGATGTTAGTGGGAACTTCATGTCAGGTCCCATCCCCTATTTTAATCACCATGACTGCCTCCACATGGCCTCATGGAAGTTAAGTTTCATGGAGCGGTACAACCCATCCTTGGGGTACTTATCATTTTTCACAGATAAGACTCGTTTTGAAACCTCTTTACCATTTTCTGATGCTAGTCTTGCTGTGATCCATAATTTTGGTCAGAATCAGTTCACTGGTCAGATACCATTGCAACATATTTCACTGCAAAGATTGAGGAAGCAGACTGAATACGCGTTTCTTGCTGGTGGGAATAGACTCTTTGGATCTTTTCCTGGAAACTTCTTTGGACAATGCAACAGATTGAATGGATTGCTCGTTAATGTCAGCGACAACAGGATATCTGGTGTGTTAGAGACTGGTACAATGTGCAGATCTCTTAAGTTTTTGGATGTCTCTAAGAACCAGATTTCCGGTTCAATACCTCGAGGTCTTGGAGATTTGCAATCTCTCATTGTTCTTGATTTGAGTGGGAACAAATTGCAAGGTCAGATTCCTGTGGAGCTTGGCCAGCTGAAGTATCTTAAGTATCTGTCTTTGGCTGGTAACAACCTTACTGGTGGCATCCCTTCTAGTTTCAAACATGTACGCTCTCTTGAGGTGTTAGAACTTTCTTCAAACTCTCTGTCTGGTGAGATTCCACAAGGTCTTGTAGAGTTGAGAAACCTAACTGTTCTTCTGCTCAACAACAATGAACTCTCGGGACCGATTCTCTCTGATTTGACTCAAGTGAAATCACTCTCTGCATTTAATGCATCCTTTAATGACTTGTCTGGACGATCACAGTTGGACAACAATGTGATGCTTGGAAGTCCTTCTCATCATTCTGGCCACAGGCATTTCCTAGCTGAGCAGTCTTTGGATCATTCAAAGAGCAATGGGAGTTCAGCCACTCCATTACAAAGTTCTtctgaagatgatgatgatgggcTCAGTTCTATTGAGATTGCATCCATAATTTCTGCATCTGCTATTTTTTCTGTTCTTGTGGCTTTGCTCGTTCTCTTCTTTTACACGAGAAAATGGATCCCCAAGTCCCGGGTTCAGGGTTCTGAGACAAGGGAAATTACAGTTTTCACTGATATTGGTGTTCCATTGACATTTGAGAATATAGCTTGGGCAACTGGGAATTTCAACGCCAGCAACTGCATTGGGAATGGAGGTTTTGGCGCCACTTATAAGGCTGAGATTTCACCAGGAGCCCTAGTGGCTGTGAAGAGACTGGCTGTTGGGAGGTTCACTCAAGGTGTTCAGCAGTTTCATGCAGAGGTTAAAACCCTTGGAAGGATTCGACACCCAAATCTCGTAACTTTAATAGGTTACCATGCTAGTAAAACAGAGATGTTCCTGATATACAATTATTTGCCTGGTGgtaatttggaaaattttatccAGGAAAGATCTGCAACAGCTGTTAATTGGAAGATTCTTCACAAGATTGCTTTGCATATAGCCAGTGCACTTGCATATCTGCATGACCAATGTAGTCCACGGGTCCTCCACCGTGATGTCAAGCCTAGTAATATCTTGTTGGATAATGACTTTAATGCTTATTTGTCAGACTTTGGATTATCTAGGCTATTGGGGACTTCTGAAACACATGCAACAACTGGTGTGGCAGGAACATTTGGGTATGTAGCTCCAGAATATGCTATGACTTGTCGTGTGTCCGAGAAGGCTGATGTTTACAGCTATGGTGTAGTGCTCCTTGAGCTGATTTCAGATAAGAAAGCATTGGacccttcattttcttcacatGCAAATGGCTTCAACATTGTTTCATGGGCATGCATGCTATTGCGGCAGGGTCAGGCGAAGGATGTTTTCAATGAAAGGCTATGGGATTCAGGTCCTCATGATAACCTGGTAGATGTACTTCATTTGGCTGTTATGTGCACTGTTGAGTCATTCTCCATCAGGCCAACCATGAAGCGGGTAGTGCAACGGTTGAAACAACTGCAGCCGCCCTCAAACTAG